A single genomic interval of Antarcticibacterium arcticum harbors:
- a CDS encoding 2TM domain-containing protein: protein MFSQKKNTSKLDHDQRELYENARRRTLQKKRLFLHFVIFLVGAVLLIVLNVVIGFKEEVMPLGYNWFFWVVLLWTFFFLIHLVNVFITSSFMGKEWEQQQMEKLVRKQRARIEELEKKVERDHPLPGKKPATNPNYSTEDRPRDSGNFLNH, encoded by the coding sequence ATGTTTTCTCAAAAGAAAAACACCTCCAAACTCGACCACGATCAAAGAGAACTTTATGAAAATGCAAGACGCCGTACATTACAAAAAAAACGCTTGTTCCTGCATTTTGTGATCTTTCTTGTGGGTGCAGTTTTGTTAATTGTATTAAATGTTGTTATAGGGTTTAAAGAAGAGGTAATGCCCCTGGGGTATAACTGGTTTTTCTGGGTAGTGCTGTTGTGGACTTTTTTCTTTTTGATCCATTTGGTAAATGTATTTATTACCAGCAGTTTTATGGGAAAGGAATGGGAACAACAACAAATGGAGAAACTGGTGAGAAAACAGCGGGCCCGTATTGAGGAACTTGAAAAGAAAGTGGAGAGAGACCATCCCCTACCGGGAAAAAAACCCGCAACAAATCCTAATTATTCAACTGAAGACCGCCCCCGCGATAGCGGAAACTTCCTAAACCATTAA
- a CDS encoding fructosamine kinase family protein, producing MSASNDPGMDFKHIAEQNSFEISTVTELGGGDINEVFLITTNKAEKFVVKINNAKEFPGMFQAEMEGLQTLSKTGCIKIPKPIYTGEFEDKAYLLLEYIPAGKQGNDFWENFGSQVACLHQHTAKEFGFNKDNYVGSLPQKNNWSEDPVEFYITRRLAPQLKLAGENNYDLGISKYFIRNVSENIPDEPPSLIHGDLWNGNFIITSAGEPCLIDPAVAYAPREMDLAMMKLFGGFDHRLFGAYNEAFPLERGFEERLPLWQLYYLLVHLNIFGKGYLNQVNNIIRQYN from the coding sequence ATGAGCGCAAGTAATGATCCTGGTATGGATTTTAAACATATAGCCGAACAAAATTCTTTTGAAATATCTACCGTAACTGAACTTGGTGGAGGAGACATCAATGAGGTATTTTTAATTACCACCAACAAAGCCGAAAAATTTGTAGTAAAGATCAATAATGCCAAGGAATTTCCGGGCATGTTCCAGGCTGAAATGGAAGGCCTGCAAACCCTGTCCAAAACGGGTTGTATAAAAATTCCCAAACCAATTTATACAGGCGAATTTGAAGATAAAGCTTATTTGCTGCTGGAATATATTCCTGCCGGAAAACAGGGAAATGATTTCTGGGAAAATTTTGGGAGCCAGGTGGCCTGTTTACATCAACATACCGCAAAAGAATTTGGCTTTAATAAAGACAATTATGTGGGAAGCCTTCCGCAGAAAAACAATTGGAGCGAAGACCCTGTAGAATTTTACATTACCCGCAGGCTGGCCCCCCAACTTAAACTGGCCGGGGAAAATAATTATGACCTGGGAATAAGTAAATATTTTATCAGGAACGTGTCAGAAAATATTCCCGATGAACCACCTTCACTTATCCATGGCGACCTTTGGAATGGAAATTTCATAATTACTTCTGCCGGAGAACCATGTTTAATAGATCCTGCTGTAGCCTATGCGCCACGGGAAATGGACCTCGCAATGATGAAACTTTTCGGTGGTTTTGACCACCGGTTATTCGGTGCTTATAATGAAGCATTTCCCCTGGAAAGAGGATTTGAGGAAAGACTACCCTTATGGCAGCTCTATTACCTGCTCGTGCACCTTAATATCTTCGGAAAAGGATACCTCAACCAGGTGAATAATATTATAAGACAGTATAACTAG
- a CDS encoding XRE family transcriptional regulator, which translates to MGTDVTIEVKRFKEIRDDHNFTQSEFAEVLGIKNSTADIERGRTKLSGKIVAELLRQFGVNPLWLFGDSSQKYLPVNKGDVSPKVVTVNSGEEENIVLVNQKAAAGYPSNVQDVEWYQQLPAFDIPLPEYRNATYRGFQVEGDSMMPNLRPGEWVLGKAVPSIAEVSYSKIYVVVLYDSVLVKKIQKMEDPYKILLVSINEEYPPVQVLVSEIQELWQVNSKLTFSIDATSENGLLRQLQQSMEELKSEFKTLKH; encoded by the coding sequence ATGGGAACAGACGTAACTATAGAGGTGAAGCGATTTAAGGAAATTCGCGACGACCATAATTTCACTCAATCTGAATTTGCAGAGGTGCTGGGAATTAAGAATTCTACGGCAGATATTGAACGGGGCCGTACCAAATTGTCGGGTAAAATAGTGGCCGAGCTCCTGCGGCAATTTGGGGTAAATCCTCTTTGGTTGTTTGGAGACAGCAGCCAGAAATACCTGCCGGTAAACAAGGGAGATGTGAGCCCAAAAGTGGTTACCGTAAACAGCGGGGAAGAGGAGAATATTGTTCTTGTAAACCAGAAAGCTGCTGCGGGATATCCATCCAATGTTCAGGATGTGGAATGGTACCAGCAACTGCCGGCATTTGATATACCGCTACCCGAATACCGCAATGCCACCTACCGGGGGTTCCAGGTAGAAGGTGATAGTATGATGCCCAACTTAAGACCGGGGGAGTGGGTCTTGGGAAAAGCAGTGCCAAGTATTGCAGAAGTGAGCTATAGCAAGATCTATGTGGTAGTATTATATGATTCGGTATTGGTAAAAAAGATCCAAAAAATGGAAGATCCCTATAAGATCCTTCTGGTTTCTATCAATGAAGAGTATCCGCCCGTGCAGGTACTGGTAAGCGAGATCCAGGAATTATGGCAGGTGAACAGCAAGCTCACCTTTAGCATTGACGCCACTTCCGAAAACGGGTTGCTAAGACAGTTGCAGCAATCTATGGAAGAATTAAAGAGTGAGTTCAAAACTTTAAAACATTAA
- a CDS encoding 3-deoxy-D-manno-octulosonic acid transferase — protein MNTLYNILVRVTEKLLPLPAAFSPKMKQFVVGRKSTFSILKKSIQPQDKTIWFHAASLGEFEQGVPIIEIIKRSYPQHKIVISFFSPSGYENKKNSPLADAVVYLPLDTPENASRFIEYVHPELVFFIKYEFWPNYLKELKKRNVRTLLISGVFRKDQVFFKPYGSWMKESLKTFEHFFVQNNSSLQLLKSIGINNVTLSGDTRFDRVSQQLQHNNQLEFVEEFLDRKNCIVAGSTWPEDELLLVDFINTSPADVKFIIAPHQIKPEAIDSFKKAVAHPVVLFSEKDNGDLARFKVLIVDTIGLLTRLYNYANVAYVGGAAGKTGLHNILEPATFGVPIVIGKNFEKFPEAKALQDLGGLFSVSTKEELREIITGLLENEDKRLKTGTISREFINSNTGAGIIIETYLNSPNVKNP, from the coding sequence TTGAACACACTATATAATATATTAGTTCGCGTTACAGAAAAATTGCTTCCGCTCCCGGCCGCATTCAGTCCTAAAATGAAACAATTTGTGGTGGGCAGGAAAAGCACTTTTTCAATACTTAAGAAAAGCATTCAACCCCAAGACAAGACAATCTGGTTTCACGCGGCATCCCTTGGGGAATTTGAACAAGGGGTTCCTATAATAGAAATAATAAAAAGGAGCTACCCTCAACATAAAATTGTAATTAGTTTTTTTTCGCCTTCGGGCTACGAAAACAAAAAGAACTCCCCTTTGGCAGATGCTGTAGTGTATTTGCCACTGGATACCCCGGAAAACGCAAGCCGCTTTATAGAGTATGTGCACCCGGAGCTTGTCTTTTTTATTAAATATGAGTTCTGGCCTAATTATTTAAAAGAATTAAAAAAGCGGAACGTTCGTACTCTTCTCATTTCCGGCGTGTTCAGGAAAGATCAGGTTTTCTTCAAGCCTTATGGGAGCTGGATGAAAGAATCTTTGAAAACCTTTGAACATTTCTTTGTTCAAAATAACAGTTCCTTACAATTGCTAAAATCAATTGGAATAAATAATGTAACCTTAAGTGGCGACACCAGGTTTGACAGGGTCTCGCAGCAATTGCAACATAACAATCAACTGGAATTTGTAGAGGAGTTTCTTGACCGAAAGAATTGTATTGTGGCAGGAAGCACCTGGCCGGAAGATGAATTATTGTTGGTGGATTTTATCAATACTTCTCCAGCTGATGTGAAGTTCATAATTGCCCCCCATCAAATAAAACCTGAAGCAATTGACAGTTTTAAAAAGGCTGTTGCACACCCGGTAGTGCTTTTTTCTGAAAAGGACAATGGGGATCTTGCAAGATTCAAAGTATTAATCGTTGATACCATAGGGCTTCTAACCAGACTTTATAATTATGCAAATGTTGCTTACGTGGGAGGTGCCGCAGGAAAAACAGGACTTCATAATATTCTCGAACCTGCCACTTTTGGGGTTCCCATTGTTATAGGAAAGAATTTTGAAAAATTTCCCGAGGCAAAAGCACTACAGGATTTGGGCGGATTATTTTCAGTAAGCACAAAAGAAGAACTCCGGGAAATTATTACCGGCCTGCTGGAGAATGAGGATAAAAGATTAAAAACCGGTACAATTTCCCGGGAGTTTATTAATTCTAACACCGGAGCAGGTATAATTATAGAGACGTATTTAAACTCTCCAAATGTTAAAAACCCTTAA
- a CDS encoding DegT/DnrJ/EryC1/StrS family aminotransferase → MKKIQMVDLQGQYETIKDQINNSLQQIMETSAFINGPEVHQFQKELEDYLQVKHVIPCANGTDALQIAMMGLGLQPGDEVITADFTFAATVEVIALLQLTPVLVDVEAETFNIDPEAVKRAITPRTRAIVPVHLFGQTANMDAIMEIAKEHNLYVIEDNAQAIGANFHSANGKTLKTGVIGDIASTSFFPSKNLGCFGDGGAIFTNDDDLAHMIRGIVNHGMYERYHHDVVGVNSRLDSFQAAVLRAKLPHLDNYNSSRQASAAKYDAAFKGQEHIITPHLAGKPDTHVFHQYTLKITNGKRDALVKHLNEKGIPCGVYYPIPLHSQKAYASSRYNEADFPVTNQLIKEVISLPMHTELSDDQIDHISQTLIEFVNN, encoded by the coding sequence ATGAAAAAGATACAAATGGTTGACTTGCAGGGTCAATATGAAACTATAAAAGATCAAATAAATAACTCACTTCAACAAATAATGGAAACTTCAGCCTTTATTAACGGGCCCGAAGTGCACCAATTTCAAAAGGAACTGGAAGACTACCTGCAGGTCAAACATGTTATTCCCTGTGCCAATGGTACAGATGCCCTGCAAATCGCCATGATGGGCTTGGGCCTTCAACCCGGGGATGAGGTGATCACAGCCGATTTTACCTTTGCCGCTACCGTAGAAGTGATTGCGCTGTTGCAATTAACCCCTGTGCTGGTTGATGTTGAAGCGGAAACTTTTAATATTGATCCTGAAGCGGTTAAAAGAGCTATTACCCCCCGCACACGTGCAATAGTTCCTGTGCATTTATTTGGGCAAACTGCCAATATGGATGCGATCATGGAAATTGCGAAAGAACATAACCTGTATGTAATAGAAGATAACGCACAGGCAATTGGCGCCAATTTTCATTCGGCAAATGGAAAAACATTAAAAACGGGAGTTATTGGCGATATTGCTTCAACATCCTTTTTTCCGTCGAAAAATCTAGGGTGTTTTGGAGACGGGGGAGCAATTTTTACAAATGATGACGATCTCGCCCATATGATTCGGGGAATTGTAAATCACGGAATGTATGAGCGGTACCATCACGATGTGGTGGGAGTAAATTCCAGGCTGGACAGTTTTCAGGCAGCCGTTCTAAGGGCTAAACTTCCTCATCTCGATAACTATAATTCATCCCGGCAGGCAAGCGCGGCAAAATATGATGCTGCGTTTAAAGGACAGGAACATATTATAACCCCGCATCTCGCCGGTAAACCAGACACTCATGTTTTTCACCAGTATACCCTCAAAATAACCAATGGAAAAAGGGATGCACTGGTAAAACATTTAAATGAAAAGGGTATTCCCTGCGGTGTGTATTATCCAATCCCGCTTCACAGCCAAAAGGCATATGCCAGTTCCCGGTATAATGAAGCCGATTTCCCGGTGACCAACCAACTTATAAAAGAGGTGATCTCACTACCTATGCATACAGAACTTTCAGACGATCAAATAGATCATATATCTCAAACTCTAATAGAATTTGTAAATAATTAA
- a CDS encoding pyridoxamine 5'-phosphate oxidase family protein: protein MSTKNLFSREALEKMTELVNDIDFAMLLTDLNTQPISAVPMSTKKVDEQGNIWFLSGLNSEHNANIVRSPEVQLLYSDISDMEFISIYGRATIVADPHILDELYEKTDDAWFTGKDDPNLTAIQVKPEEAYYWDNKQNKYISFLKMGVAAITGEKADVGVKGKLNL, encoded by the coding sequence ATGAGTACCAAGAATTTATTTAGCAGGGAAGCCCTGGAGAAAATGACTGAACTTGTGAATGATATAGATTTCGCAATGCTTCTCACAGATTTAAATACACAACCAATTAGCGCGGTACCAATGTCAACAAAAAAAGTTGACGAACAAGGGAACATCTGGTTCCTAAGCGGACTGAACAGTGAGCATAACGCCAATATTGTTAGAAGCCCTGAGGTCCAGTTGTTGTACAGTGATATTTCAGATATGGAATTTATAAGTATATATGGCCGGGCCACCATAGTTGCAGATCCACATATCCTGGATGAGCTATATGAAAAGACAGATGACGCCTGGTTTACCGGAAAAGATGATCCTAATTTAACAGCGATCCAGGTAAAGCCGGAGGAAGCCTATTACTGGGATAATAAACAAAATAAATACATTAGCTTCCTGAAAATGGGGGTTGCGGCAATTACCGGAGAAAAAGCCGATGTAGGCGTAAAAGGTAAATTAAATTTATAA
- a CDS encoding dihydrofolate reductase, which translates to MLTLIAAAGENNALGKNNDLVWHLPDDFKRFKKMTSGHHIIMGRKTFESFPQPLPNRTHVVITRSDEYKKEGIIVVHSLERAIEHSNEDPQPFVIGGGEIYKLAIDVADRIELTRVHGTFEADAFFPEIDEQQWELVNQEFHDKDANHEFAFTYLTYERK; encoded by the coding sequence ATGCTTACACTTATAGCCGCGGCCGGAGAGAATAATGCTCTGGGAAAAAACAATGATCTCGTATGGCACCTGCCGGATGATTTTAAACGGTTTAAAAAAATGACCTCCGGGCACCATATCATCATGGGTAGAAAGACATTTGAATCTTTCCCCCAGCCGCTGCCAAACCGAACTCACGTGGTAATAACCAGGAGCGATGAATATAAAAAAGAGGGCATTATAGTGGTGCATTCCCTGGAAAGGGCAATTGAACATTCTAATGAGGACCCACAGCCCTTTGTTATTGGGGGAGGCGAGATCTATAAACTTGCAATTGATGTGGCAGACAGGATAGAACTTACAAGAGTTCATGGTACCTTTGAGGCCGATGCCTTCTTTCCTGAAATTGATGAACAACAATGGGAGCTGGTAAATCAGGAATTTCACGACAAGGATGCAAATCATGAATTTGCATTTACCTACTTAACATATGAGCGCAAGTAA
- the fabD gene encoding ACP S-malonyltransferase, producing MKAYIFPGQGAQFTGMGLDLYEKSPVARDLFNRANEILGFNITSTMFEGTAEDLKQTKVTQPAVFLHSAIMSKVMGERFQPDMVAGHSLGEISALVANKTLDFEAALKLVYKRALAMQHACELQPSTMAAVLGLEDHIVEAVCADVEGVVVAANYNCPGQLVISGSIEAVEIACEMLKERGAKRAMILPVGGAFHSPLMEPARKELAEAIEATTFSTPICPVYQNVTTFAVTNPAEIKENLVFQLTAPVKWTQSVQNMIKDGATHFIEVGPGKVLQGLVKKIDRNSEVSSAEF from the coding sequence ATGAAAGCATATATATTTCCCGGTCAGGGCGCACAGTTTACAGGAATGGGATTGGACCTCTATGAAAAATCCCCCGTGGCCCGTGATTTATTTAACAGAGCCAATGAGATCCTGGGCTTCAATATTACCTCAACAATGTTTGAAGGAACCGCTGAAGACCTGAAGCAAACCAAAGTTACCCAACCGGCGGTTTTTTTACATTCGGCGATAATGAGCAAAGTTATGGGGGAGCGTTTTCAACCGGATATGGTTGCAGGGCATTCCTTGGGAGAGATCTCTGCCCTGGTGGCGAATAAAACCCTGGATTTCGAAGCAGCTTTAAAACTGGTGTATAAAAGGGCTCTTGCAATGCAACATGCCTGTGAGTTACAGCCGTCTACCATGGCCGCGGTCCTTGGCCTTGAGGATCATATTGTGGAAGCAGTATGTGCCGATGTTGAGGGGGTGGTAGTTGCAGCCAATTATAATTGTCCCGGCCAATTGGTGATCTCGGGTTCAATAGAGGCTGTTGAAATAGCCTGTGAGATGTTGAAAGAAAGAGGTGCCAAACGCGCTATGATCCTTCCTGTAGGAGGAGCATTTCATTCCCCGCTTATGGAACCGGCCAGAAAAGAACTTGCCGAAGCAATAGAAGCAACTACTTTTAGCACCCCTATTTGCCCGGTATATCAAAATGTAACCACTTTTGCGGTAACCAACCCTGCCGAGATTAAAGAAAATTTGGTTTTCCAATTAACAGCACCGGTAAAATGGACACAGTCTGTTCAAAATATGATCAAGGACGGGGCGACGCATTTTATTGAGGTAGGCCCTGGGAAAGTATTGCAGGGGCTTGTGAAAAAAATAGATAGAAATTCGGAGGTTTCTTCAGCCGAATTCTAA
- a CDS encoding metal-dependent hydrolase family protein: MIKTMLTFCGILIASAASSQDIYIQAGKLVDTKNGKVLSEKTIVVSGNTIKSVENGYVQPRTSADSLIDLRTMTVLPGLTDMHVHLESETNPQKYLESFTFNEADFAFNSVGFAKTTLLAGFTTVRELGGSGVNIALRNAVNAGKVDGPRIFTAGKSLATTGGHADPTNSFNRKLVGDPGPKEGVVNSIEDAAKAVRQNYKNGSDLIKITATGGVLSVAKSSSNPQFTEEEIKAITTTAKDYGFHVAAHAHGDEGMQRAIRGGVTTIEHGTLMSEKTMDLMKEYGTYYVPTITAGKEVSEKAEIENYYPALVVPKAREIGPKIQTTFGKAYKRGVLIAFGTDAGVFEHGKNAKEFGYMVEAGMPAMEAIQSATITPAKILKMETKSGQIAPGFFADIIAVKEDPTKNIKTMEEVMFVMKDGKVYKR; this comes from the coding sequence ATGATTAAAACTATGCTCACTTTCTGCGGAATATTAATAGCTTCTGCAGCTTCATCCCAGGATATCTATATACAGGCCGGAAAACTGGTAGATACCAAAAACGGAAAAGTCCTTTCAGAAAAAACCATAGTAGTTTCGGGAAATACTATTAAAAGTGTAGAGAACGGTTATGTTCAACCCAGAACTTCAGCTGATAGTTTGATCGACCTTAGAACAATGACTGTTTTGCCTGGACTTACAGATATGCATGTGCATTTGGAAAGTGAGACCAATCCGCAGAAATACCTTGAAAGCTTCACATTTAATGAAGCCGATTTTGCCTTTAATTCAGTTGGGTTTGCAAAGACCACGCTTCTGGCAGGTTTTACTACAGTGCGCGAACTTGGCGGAAGCGGGGTGAATATTGCACTAAGAAATGCTGTAAATGCGGGAAAAGTGGATGGCCCAAGGATTTTTACTGCAGGGAAATCATTGGCCACAACCGGTGGACATGCAGATCCTACCAACAGCTTTAACCGTAAGCTTGTTGGAGACCCGGGGCCTAAAGAAGGCGTGGTGAACAGTATTGAAGATGCTGCCAAAGCAGTGCGTCAAAATTATAAAAATGGAAGTGACTTAATCAAGATCACCGCCACCGGTGGGGTGCTAAGCGTTGCGAAGAGCAGCTCGAATCCGCAGTTTACAGAGGAAGAAATAAAAGCCATTACCACCACGGCAAAGGATTATGGTTTTCACGTAGCGGCACACGCTCACGGTGATGAGGGGATGCAACGTGCCATAAGAGGCGGGGTTACCACTATTGAGCACGGTACCCTGATGAGTGAAAAGACCATGGACCTAATGAAGGAATACGGGACCTATTATGTACCTACCATCACCGCCGGGAAAGAGGTGAGCGAAAAGGCTGAAATTGAAAATTATTATCCGGCCCTGGTTGTTCCCAAAGCCCGGGAAATTGGCCCCAAAATACAAACTACTTTTGGTAAAGCTTATAAAAGGGGCGTATTGATCGCTTTTGGAACAGATGCCGGTGTTTTTGAACACGGCAAGAATGCCAAAGAATTTGGTTATATGGTTGAAGCGGGAATGCCGGCAATGGAAGCCATACAAAGCGCAACAATTACCCCCGCGAAGATCCTGAAAATGGAAACTAAAAGCGGACAAATAGCCCCGGGATTCTTTGCAGATATTATTGCCGTTAAGGAAGATCCCACTAAAAACATAAAAACCATGGAAGAGGTGATGTTTGTGATGAAGGATGGAAAAGTGTATAAACGATAA
- the dinB gene encoding DNA polymerase IV encodes MTKTVLHLDLDTFYVSVERRLDTRLLHRPLLVGGISDRGVVAACSYETRAFGVHSGMSMKLARQLCPQATVIRGDAGTYTKFSKEVTDIIKADVPLFEKSSIDEFYADLTGMDRFFGCYKYASELRKRIIRETGLPISFGLSVNKIVSKVATNEAKPNNQLKIDSGFEKEFLAPLSVRKIPMVGDKTYQTLRNLGVRNIRTIQEMPLEMMQKVLGSNGTTLWNRAQGIDHTPVIPYSERKSISTERTFDRDTIDVNKLQSILLAMTENLAYQLRRGDKLTSCIAVKIRYSDFNTYTRQLKIPYTSADHVLIPAIQEIFKKLYNRRLLVRLIGIRFSDLAGGNYQINLFDDNEEVLQLYNAMDKIRNRYGDRSVLRAASMGAKTIGRFTNPFNGEPPVVLAHRKQ; translated from the coding sequence ATGACAAAAACAGTATTACATCTTGATCTTGATACATTCTATGTTTCTGTAGAACGGCGTCTGGACACCCGGCTTTTACACCGGCCGCTGCTGGTGGGCGGGATAAGTGACCGGGGGGTGGTGGCAGCCTGCAGTTATGAGACCCGCGCCTTTGGGGTACACTCCGGGATGTCTATGAAACTGGCGCGGCAACTATGCCCCCAGGCTACGGTAATTCGTGGTGATGCGGGGACCTATACCAAATTTTCCAAAGAGGTAACAGATATCATCAAAGCCGATGTTCCCCTGTTTGAAAAATCCAGTATCGATGAATTTTATGCAGATCTTACGGGAATGGACCGCTTTTTTGGTTGTTATAAATATGCCTCTGAACTGCGAAAAAGGATCATTCGCGAAACCGGGCTGCCCATCTCCTTTGGCCTTTCAGTAAATAAAATAGTATCCAAGGTAGCTACCAATGAAGCAAAGCCCAACAATCAGTTAAAAATCGATTCGGGATTTGAAAAGGAGTTCCTCGCCCCGCTCTCGGTAAGAAAAATCCCCATGGTAGGCGATAAGACCTATCAAACCCTCCGCAATCTGGGCGTGCGAAACATAAGGACCATTCAGGAAATGCCGCTGGAAATGATGCAGAAGGTCCTGGGAAGCAACGGCACTACCCTCTGGAACCGGGCACAGGGTATAGATCATACCCCCGTGATCCCCTACTCTGAAAGAAAATCTATTTCTACCGAGCGCACCTTTGACCGCGATACCATAGATGTGAACAAACTCCAGTCGATCCTGCTGGCCATGACAGAGAATCTGGCCTACCAGCTGCGACGGGGAGATAAACTCACCTCCTGTATTGCCGTAAAGATCAGGTATTCAGATTTTAACACCTATACCCGGCAGCTTAAGATCCCATATACCAGTGCAGATCATGTTCTAATTCCCGCAATACAGGAGATCTTTAAAAAATTATACAACCGCCGGTTGCTGGTGCGGCTTATAGGGATACGTTTTAGCGACCTGGCAGGGGGAAACTACCAGATCAACCTATTTGATGACAATGAAGAAGTACTGCAATTATACAATGCTATGGATAAGATACGCAATCGCTACGGCGACCGTAGTGTCCTGCGGGCGGCCTCTATGGGCGCTAAGACTATAGGAAGATTCACCAACCCCTTTAACGGTGAGCCCCCGGTGGTGCTGGCACATAGGAAACAATAA